In Tenacibaculum sp. 190524A02b, the genomic stretch TTGCTTCCTGTTCTTTTTCAGTAGCAAAAAGTATTGATTTTCCTTTATTCTCTGCCCTACCTGTTCTTCCTATTCTATGCATATAGTTTTCAGGGTACTGAGTTGGGTTGAAGTTAATAACATGTGATATTTCTTCTAAATCCAAACCACGTGCAATAACGTCTGTAGCTATTAAAATTCTATGATTTCCTTTATTAAACTCCTCTATAGAACGTAAACGGTAGTTTTGCGTTTTATTAGAGTGTATTACACATAATTGCCCTGGAAATTCTTCTTCTAATAAATTAAAAATCCTGTCTGCATTCCTTTTATTAGGTGCAAAAACTAACACTTTTTTAAACTCCTGTTTATCAAACAACAATTCATTCAGTAAGTTTATTTTGGTGTAAAAATTAGGAACATTGTATGCAGTTTGATCTATATTATCTAAAGGTGTACCACTTACCGCTATGGCTATTTTTTGAGGCCCAATAAAATAATCATCAATCAAGGCCTCCACATCTTCAGTCATCGTTGCTGAAAACATTACATTTTGACGTCTTTGCGGTAATAAATCAAAAATGTTTAATAATTGAAACCTAAAACCTAAATCTAACATTACATCTACTTCATCAATCACCAACTTTTGAATAGACCTTAGCTTTAAAACATTACTAATCGCTAAATCGTATAAACGTCCTGGTGTTGCTACAATAATATCTGAACCTAGTGCTACTGCTTCTTTATGCCTATTTAAATTTACACCTCCATATACACCAATAACTCTTAGCGTGATGTATTTTGCTAATTTTTCAATCTCTTCAACTACCTGAACCACTAACTCTCTTGTTGGTACCAATATCAACACTCTTGGGTGTAATTGTTTTGAGAATTTTAAATCTCTTAATATTGGTAAGACATAGGCAAAAGTTTTACCAGTACCCGTTTGTGCAATACCTACCACATCCTTTCCTGATCTAATTATAGGAAAAGCCTGTTCTTGTATTGGTGTTGGGTTTTGAAAACCCAAATCTTCAATTGAATTTCGTAATGGATTTGATAAATCCAGCTCTAGAAAAGAAACCATCTTTAGAAAATTTTCACAAAGGTACGGTTTCTATTCTTAGAACTTCTCAATAAATGTAATCAAGTCAGTTTGAAATTTCTATCTATCAATGATACATGTAAAAATGTAGTTTTACATTCATAACAACTATATTTTTTACTACTGATAAAAAAAAGTTTTTGAAATACTGATCTTTTCTTTCGTCTGATTAATACAGACTGACAACACGGACAATTCATTTTATTTTGTTTTTTAACCCCTTTGCAAAACTATTTAAAACAACTATCCAACACCTCACCCTTTTCGGGTGATTTTCACCTAACTTTTCAATTTTTTTCTTGAGTAAAAAACTGTTTTACAGTTATAGCATTTATACTTTTTACCTAAAAAAAGTTTTTCTAAAAAATTCCGTTTTTTTCTCTTAACTGTAGTTGATTCGCAGTTTGGACAGCTCATAATATTTCATTCTGTTACGAAGTTTAAAAGAAATGTTTATTTATTAAAGAAAAGTTTCCGAATGGTTAATTATTCCTTACAAACAACATTTAAAAAGTAAAAAACCGATGTAAAACTCCATCGGTTCTTATTTTTCTATTCTTAACTTAACGTAAATTATCTTTTAATGTAAATCTACCCATGATGATTTTCCGAATTTAACTTTCATCCATAAATCTCCTGGGAATGCAAGACTCACTGTAAATGCACTTCCTCCTCCATAATCAGCAAATGGATAATAAGCACAGGATTGATCTACAAAAACAGTATATTGTTGGCCTGACACCACATTTATTGATGTTGATAGTGTAATTTCTTGCTCTCCTGCTCCTACAGTGAATGACTGTGTATGAATTGGAGTTCCGGTAGTTGTATTTCCACTAAATATTTGTAAGGTACCTCCTGTTACTGCCGCTTGAAAGTTTAGAGCCACTTTTGTCCAAGAAGCAGTTTCTGTAACGGTAAATGATTGTCCTGCGTTTGTTAAATTCCCTTTAAAAGTGTTATGACTTATTAATAATTCCGATTCTGGAAATCCTTGGTATCCTTGAAATTTACCTGTTTCTGAATTAAAAATAACCATACCTGGTGTTTTTGGTAATGCATCTCTTTGTGCTGTACTTAAACGAGGTAAAAGTAATCCTCCTGTTGTTGAGTTTATTTCTACTGCTGCTCCTGAGTTTACCGTTGGTGTTCCTACTCCTAGCTTATTTACATTTGTTATTGACTTTCCTCCTGCGTCATTACTTTCTGTTAATACAGTACTTAATGAAGGTGTAGTTGGAGTTGTCCATGAAGTTGCAGTTCCATTTGTACTTAATACTTTTCCTGTGTTTCCTGTTTGGTCTGGTAACTCAGCATACTTACTTAAATCTACTGTGGTTGCAGATTCATTGTTCGTTATTTTTAAATTATTACCATCTAATGATAAATCTTGAATCTCATTACTTACACTTCCATCAACTTCCGTGGTTAAATACCCATTATTGTTTACATAAGTATCAACCTGTGCTTCGGTTAACTGTGTATCTGTATTATCTAAATATCCACTTAAATCAATTTCTGTTGCAGATTCATTGTTGGTTATCTTTAACTTATTAGCTGTTAATGATAAATCTTGAATCTCATTGCTTACACTTCCATCAACCTCTGTAGTTAAATAACCATTATTGTTTGCATAATCATCTACCTGTGCTTCAGTCAACTGTGTATCTGTATTATCTAAATATCCACTTAAATCAATTTCTGTTGCAGATTCATTATTCGTTATCCTTAACTTATTAGCTGTTAATGATAAATCTTGAATCTCATTGCTTACACTTCCATCAACTTCTGTAGTTAAATAGCCATTATTGTTTGCATAAGCATCTACCTGTGCTTCGGTTAACTGTGTATCTGTATTATCTAAATATCCACTTAAATCAATTTCTGTTGCAGATTCATTATTCGTTATCTTTAACTTATTAGCTGTTAATGATAAATCTTGAATCTCATTGCTTACACTTCCATCAACTTCTGTAGTTAAATAGCCATTATTGTTTGCATAAGCATCTACCTGTGCTTCGGTTAACTGTGTATCTGTATTATCTAAATATCCACTTAAATCAATTTCTGTTGCAGATTCATTATTCGTTATCTTTAACTTATTAGCTGTTAATGATAAATCTTGAATCTCATTGCTTACACTTCCATCAACTTCGGTAGTTAAATAACCATTATTGTTTGCATAAGCATCAACTTCAGATTCTGTTAATTTGGTATCAACTGTTTGTGTAAAATCTGAAATTTGACTTTGTGTAATAGTTCCTGTAAAGTTTTTAGCTGTTTTAGCATGTAAGGCATAAGGTACACTCATTAATTGACTGGTACCAGTAATTGTATAATTTGTTCCACCTTTTGGATCTGTTTCTGTTTTTATAAAATACGTATCATTAGACCAATCTATTGTATTAAATGCTCCAGAAACATTAGTTCCTTCTCCTATTTTTAAACTAATTAAACCATTCGTGTTTGTTAATGGTGTATGTGTTTCTGCATAAACAACTGTTCCGTTTACAGCGCCTTTTAAAATACTTATTTGTACACCTACTGACTTTTGAGTTATTAATTTATTAGTTGCATCTCTTACAACTGCTTGGTAACTTATTTTTTCTGGTGTTTGTGCCAATAAGTTACTTGAAATCATTGCTGCTATTAACAAGGGGTAGAATTTCTTCATGTAATTAATTTTTAATTATTTTGAATGTTTTTATTAAGTTTTGGTTGCTATATACACTTAGCATGTATGCACTTTCTGGTAGACTTTCCATGTTAATTGTAGTCTTAACATCTTTTAATTTTTCAGCCTCCAATAAACGTCCTTGTATCGTATATAATTTATAACTAACATTTTTTTCTGTATAGTTTCCTATACTTAATGTGAGGTTATTAATGGTTGGATTAGGATATGCTTTTAAGTTTAGCTGGATGTCCTCAATTTCTACACCTAGTGTTGTAGAAATTTCATAAGGTTGCTGTACACCTTCAGTTACTGAACCTTCTGCACTTGAATGTGTACTATATACAACGCCTCCAATACTATAACTTGAACTTCCTTCTCCAGTTGCATTACCTCCTGAAGATGTTACGACCTCCTGTGCTTGTAATGCTCCTATTGATAATAGTAGAAATACGATACTTATTTTTAATTTGTTTTTAAGCCTCATATATTTTGGTTTATATGGGCAAATATCTCTATGTTAGATACTTTAAAAAATTATTTGTGAAGAATCACTGTTTTTTTGGGAAGTTATATACAATAAAATTTGCTAACTTTATTCTCTAGCTAAAGATGTAGTTTTTTTAGAAAACAAACATAATCTAAACCTTAATATATAGTTTTTGGTTCAAAGATTCTAAACTGTGCTTAATATATGCCTTGAAGTGGTAAAAAAATAAAACTACAACAATGTAATTGCTTCTTCTATGCTCTTTTTATATTTTAACGAAACCGGTATCTCTTTATCTAAAATAGTAATAAAGCCTTTCTTTATCATATCAATTTTATTGATGTTTACTACATAACGTTGATGACTTTGATAAAATAAGTTTTGAGGCAATTCTTCTTTAAACTCCAATAGCTTTCTTCTAATAACATATATTTTTTCCTTTAGTTTTACTTCTAGATAATTACCATCAGATTTCACATAGTAAATTTCCTTAGTAGCAATTTTTATTTTAG encodes the following:
- a CDS encoding T9SS type A sorting domain-containing protein gives rise to the protein MRLKNKLKISIVFLLLSIGALQAQEVVTSSGGNATGEGSSSYSIGGVVYSTHSSAEGSVTEGVQQPYEISTTLGVEIEDIQLNLKAYPNPTINNLTLSIGNYTEKNVSYKLYTIQGRLLEAEKLKDVKTTINMESLPESAYMLSVYSNQNLIKTFKIIKN
- a CDS encoding DEAD/DEAH box helicase, producing MVSFLELDLSNPLRNSIEDLGFQNPTPIQEQAFPIIRSGKDVVGIAQTGTGKTFAYVLPILRDLKFSKQLHPRVLILVPTRELVVQVVEEIEKLAKYITLRVIGVYGGVNLNRHKEAVALGSDIIVATPGRLYDLAISNVLKLRSIQKLVIDEVDVMLDLGFRFQLLNIFDLLPQRRQNVMFSATMTEDVEALIDDYFIGPQKIAIAVSGTPLDNIDQTAYNVPNFYTKINLLNELLFDKQEFKKVLVFAPNKRNADRIFNLLEEEFPGQLCVIHSNKTQNYRLRSIEEFNKGNHRILIATDVIARGLDLEEISHVINFNPTQYPENYMHRIGRTGRAENKGKSILFATEKEQEAKLQIEELMNYTIPLVEIPEHVEISKQLTEEERPREDKQQSKNRTSQEYVPGEAFHEKKEKNKKVNLGGSYRREIAKKYKKPKTRGDKNYNKRNKKRK